Proteins from a single region of Fodinibius sp. Rm-B-1B1-1:
- the aroB gene encoding 3-dehydroquinate synthase, translating to MSNIIDIGIDLKQQYQIYVGQHLGEDFKAFCKGRYPSAKAFVIIDENVYQLHEERVKTLMDFFDEVHFLTVPQGETSKSVKLWHRFVNEILEIGLERSTPIIGIGGGVTGDLAGFVAATVLRGVPLVHVPTTLLAMVDSSIGGKTGVNHSTGKNLIGSFYQPDAVFADIAFLETLEESEWITGMAEILKYAAIRNPKLFGELDELVHQPLTPKSRWADVIEESARIKSDIVQEDTLEAGKRAYLNFGHTFGHALEKVSGYGAITHGEAVFVGMIAATYFSDQLDHPVDDTRFSPFLALYKKQMSPLSANAEELIEAMKSDKKVKNNIIRLVLLNDWGSPYLYSCEQRALLEESWSYTLKKFNQ from the coding sequence ATGTCGAACATTATTGATATCGGAATTGATCTGAAGCAGCAGTATCAGATTTATGTAGGACAGCATTTAGGAGAAGATTTTAAGGCGTTTTGCAAAGGGCGATACCCATCAGCAAAAGCATTCGTGATTATCGACGAAAATGTGTACCAGCTGCATGAAGAGCGAGTTAAAACATTAATGGACTTTTTTGATGAGGTTCATTTTTTGACGGTGCCTCAGGGAGAAACATCGAAATCGGTGAAGTTGTGGCATCGATTTGTAAATGAGATTTTAGAAATTGGTCTTGAGCGGTCAACGCCTATTATTGGCATCGGAGGTGGAGTAACGGGAGATCTGGCTGGTTTTGTGGCCGCAACCGTTTTGCGCGGTGTGCCGCTGGTTCACGTGCCAACGACCTTGCTGGCTATGGTAGATAGTTCGATTGGTGGCAAAACGGGGGTTAATCACAGTACAGGTAAAAATTTAATTGGTAGTTTTTATCAGCCGGATGCTGTTTTTGCAGATATCGCTTTTCTCGAGACGCTGGAGGAATCGGAGTGGATTACGGGAATGGCTGAGATTTTGAAATATGCCGCTATTCGAAATCCCAAACTATTTGGGGAATTGGACGAATTGGTGCATCAGCCGTTGACGCCAAAATCGCGTTGGGCGGATGTGATAGAAGAGAGTGCCCGTATTAAATCTGATATTGTACAAGAAGATACCCTTGAGGCGGGCAAGAGGGCCTACCTTAATTTTGGTCACACTTTTGGTCATGCCTTAGAAAAGGTCAGCGGGTATGGTGCCATTACCCATGGAGAGGCGGTTTTTGTGGGGATGATTGCTGCTACCTATTTCTCGGATCAATTAGATCATCCGGTGGATGATACACGTTTTTCTCCTTTCCTGGCGTTGTATAAAAAGCAGATGTCTCCACTTTCGGCTAATGCCGAAGAACTAATTGAAGCGATGAAATCCGACAAAAAAGTAAAAAATAATATCATTCGATTAGTGTTATTGAATGATTGGGGATCCCCTTATCTTTATAGCTGTGAGCAACGTGCACTATTGGAAGAAAGTTGGAGTTATACATTGAAAAAGTTTAATCAATAA